Genomic DNA from Thiosocius teredinicola:
ACACGCAAACCTATGCCGTTGATACGGGTCTGCCGACGGCGAGCATCAACCTCGATCCGATCACGCCCGACAACATATTGAACGCGGCGGAAGCGGGCGGCACGGTCGCTGTCACCGGCACGGTAGGTGGCGACGTTGCCGATGGCGACATCGTTACGCTGACGATCGGTGGCGCCGACTACACCGGGCCGGTCAGTGGCGGTACCTTCAGCATCGATGTGCCGGGCAGCGCCTTGGCGGCCGATGCGGACAGCACGGTCGATGCCAGCGTTACCACCAGCACGGGTAACGTCAACGGTGAGGCCACAGCGACCGACACCCAGACGTATTCGGTAGACACCACCGCGCCGACGGCGAGCATCGCGCTTGATCCGATTACGCCCGACAACATATTGAACGCGGCGGAGGCGGGCGGCACGGTCGCTGTCACCGGCACGGTAGGTGGCGACGTTGCTGATGGCGATACGGTCACGCTGACCATCGATGGCGTCGACTACATCGGTACCGTCAGTGGCGGCGCTTTCAGCATCGATGTGCCCGGCAGCGTGTTGGCAAGCGATCCCGATCTGACCGTGGATGCGAGCGTTACCACGAGTACCGGCGACGTCAATGGCGAAGCCACTGCCACCACTACGCAAACCTACACGGTCGATACCACGCCGCCGACGGCAAGCATCGCCCTGGATCCGATCGCTGCCGATGACGTACTCAACGCCGCCGAAGCCGGTGCCACGGTAGCCATCACGGGCACGGTGGGTGGCGATGTTACCGATGGCGACATCGTGACGATCACCGTGAATGGGTTGGACTACGTGGGAGCCGTCGCCGGTGGCGCGTTCAGCATCGATGTGCCGGGCAGTGCGCTTGCCGCGGATCCGGACACCACCGTCGATGCCTCGGTGACAACCTCCACCGGCGATGTAAACGGCGAAGCCACCGCGACCACGTCGCGGCCCTACTCGGTAGACACGGCCGCACCCTCGGCCCCCACCGTGGTGATCACCGAAGACGCCGACAACGACGGCATCATCGACAGCAGCGAGCTCAGCGGTGATATCGACGTCGAGATCGGGCTGCCGGGCGACGCCGTTGCCGGAGATACCCTGACCGTGAGCGACGGCAGCAACACCACCACAATCGTGCTGACGGCGGCCGACATTGCTGCCGGCGCCGTGGCGACGACCTTCCCCAGCCCGGGCGACGGCAACACCATCTCGGTCACCGCTACATTGACAGATGCGGCCGGCAATACCTCGGGCCCGGCTAGCGATGCCGCGACACTCGACCTGACGCCGATCGGTGTCCCGCCGGTTGCCGTCGATGATCCTGACGCCGCGCCATACAGCGTGGCGTTGGGTAAGCTGGGCACGTCTTGGACTGCAATCGACAGCATGGGCCAACAGACCACGATTGTTGCGCGCGACGCCGACGGCAGCCCCGGTACCTTGTTCCAGCAAGGCAACAACCTGGGTGTGGCGGGCACGCCGCGAACTGTCCTGGAGACGGTTCCGCAGCAGATAGAGTTCGATCGGACGACGGGCCAATCGGAATCGATCACGTTGGAGTTCGCCGGCAATATGAATCAGGCGCGGTTCGGTGTTGAACGCCTGTTCGCGAATGAAGACGGCGGTGAGCAGGGGCGTTGGGTGGCACTGTACGATGGCCACGAGGTCGCCCGAGGCACCTTTGTGCTCAGCACAGGAAATATCGGCACGTTCAACATCAATACCGGTGCGTTGGTGTTCAACGAGGTGCGATTCGAATCCATCGACACGGTGAATCGCACAGGCGATGGCTCCGACTATTTCCTGGCCGGTTTCTCCGGTTCGGGTCCTGCGTCGGCCAATACCGAATACACCCTGTCGGCGGATCAAACGCTGACGATCCCCGCTGCCTCACCGAACGACCTGCTGGATAACGATTCCGATCCGGACGGCGACCCGTTGACCTTGATCGAGGTAAACGGCAATGCCGTGACCGATGGCCAGACAGTCACCCTGTCCTCCGGTGCCCTGTTGACGATCTCGGATGACGGCTCGTTCGTTTACGACCCGAACGGTCAGTTCGACAGCCTTGGCGCCGGCGAGGTCGCGACGGATTCTTTCACCTATACGATCAGTGACGGCAACGGCGGCACCGATACGGCAACCGCGGTCGTTACCAATATCGGCGTCGATGCGGCGGCGACTGCGGCAACCAGCCTGCTTGTCAGCGCTGCGCTGCCGACTGTCGATGGTGGTGTTGGCGACGACGTGCTGACCGGCAGCAGCGGTGCCGACGAGTTCTATTGGAACGACGGCTACCAGGGCACCGCGGGCAGCCCCGCTGTCGATCAGGTGACCAACTTCAGCCTCGCCGAGGGCGATGTCCTGAACCTGCAGGACCTGCTCAGCGGCGAAGCAGGCGGAGACCTGACGGATTATCTACACTTTGAGCAATCGGGTAGCGACGGCGTCGTACACGTCAGCTCGAATGGTGGATTCAGCGCAGGTTACTCGGCCGGTTCCGAAGATCAGACCATCGTGTTGCAGAATGTCGATCTGAGCGTGCTTGGATCCAACGATCAACAGATCATCGACAGCCTGCTGACGAGCAACAATCTGCAGACCGACTGAGCAAAAGGTGACATCCATCAAAGTGTTTCCGGACATTATTGCCCAATGTTCGATATGTGGCATGATGCCGCGCCAAGGGAGGCGGCCGGTAGGTGTTTGATTCGCTTGGATGTTGTCTAGGACAACCTCGCGATTGCCGGCCCGCTTTGTGAAGTCTGCCAAAACAAAAAAGTGTGAATTTGATGATGGATGGAGCTCGGTTGCGCGCGGTTGGATGCGCGTCGTTCATGTGTGTCCTGGTCGGCTGGTCATCGGCCCAGGCACAACAGGGTGCTTTGACGGACGTCGTTCGTTCCGCTTTGACGACCAATCCCGATGTGGCGGAAGCGCGTAACCAGTGGCTGGCGCGCCGCGAAGAAGTCCGACAGGCCGAAGGCGGCTATCTGCCATCGATCGATCTCAATGCCGGTTTCGGACACGAGCACACGGATAACCCCACCACCCGGGCCAATGATGGCCACACCAACGACCTTGAACGACGCGAACTCGGCCTGACCGTACGCCAGATGTTGTTCGATGGTTGGGGCACGAGCAGCGAAGTGGATCGCCAAAATGCCCGTATGAATTCCGCGGCGGCCAGACTGATGTCGGTCGGTGAGTCGACCGCGATGAAGGCGGTGCAGGCCTACGTCGATCTGAATCGCTACCAGCAGTTGCAGGATATCTCGCAACAAAGTCTCGATATCCATCGACGCATCGAAGAACAGATCCGCGCACGCAGCGATGCCGGTGTCGGCCGCCGTGCCGACTTCGACCAGGTCACCTCGCGCGTCGCCTTGTCAGAGGTCAATCTGGTTGCGGCCGACGTCAACGTGCAGGATGCACAAACCACATTTTATCGCGTCGTCGGTGCAGCGCCGGCCGAGAGCTACCCTGCAGCCGATCCCGTAGGCGACGCGCTGCCGGGATCGCTCGAGCAGGCGATGGAGATCGCACAGGCGAACAATCCCGTGCTGCAGACGGCGTCAGCCGATATCGAAGCGGCCAAGGCGCAGCATGAAGCATCCAAGCAGTTCTTCTATCCGCGTTTCGACCTCGAAGTCGGCGGCAACCTGAACGACAACATCGGTGGTGTGGAAGGTCACGACAACGATGCCACGGCGATGATCCGCATGCGCTACAACCTCTTTCGCGGCGGTGCGGATGCCGCCCGCAAGCGCGCCACGGCCTATAACATCAACGAGGCCAAAGATGTTCGTGACCGCTCGGTTCGTCAGTTGGAAGAAAGTATCCGCCTGGCATGGGCTGCCCTCGAGGCGACCCGCGCCCAGCTCCCCTTGCTCGAACGCCAAGTGGAGGCTGCGCGCGCCACCCGCGATGCGTACGGCAAGCAGTTCCGCATTGGCCAGCGTACACTGCTCGATCTGCTGAATTCCGAGAACGAGGTGTTGACGGCGCAACAGGCGATCGTCGAGACGCAAGCTGACCATCTGCTGGCGCAATATCGCCTGCTCGAGGCGTTGGGTGTCTTGATCGACAAGGTCGATGCCGCTGACGCGTTGGCGATGGAGCCGCAAGCCGGTCAGACACCGGCGCAGTAGGATGTTGCGGTATCCGCTTGAACGAGCGGATACCGGATCGAATAGCCGTTAAAGAATGTAGCGGGTGAGATCTTCGTCCGCTGCCAGTTCAGACAGGTTTCTATCGACGTACTCGGTGTCCACCGTGATGGTGCGGCCGGCGTAGGTCGGCGCCATGAACGAAACCTCTTCCAACAGACGTTCCATCACCGTGTGCAGGCGACGCGCACCGATGTTCTCGGTTTTCTCGTTGACCTGCCAGGCGATCTCCGCGATGCGTCGAATGCCGTCGTCGGTGAACTGTAGCTCGACCCCTTCGGTTTTCATCAGGGCCTGGTATTGCTCGGTCAATGAGGCATCCGGCTCGGTCAGGATGCGCACGAAGTCATCGGTCGAAAGCGCCGACAATTCCACGCGGATAGGCAGCCTTCCCTGAAGCTCCGGGATCAGGTCAGACGGCTTGCTCAGATGGAAGGCGCCGGAAGCGATGAACAGGATGTGGTCGGTGCGCACCATGCCGTGCTTGGTCGACACGGTACAGCCCTCGACCAGCGGTAGCAGGTCGCGCTGTACACCTTCGCGTGACACGTCCGCTCCGTGGGATTCACTGCGGCTGGTGACTTTGTCCAACTCGTCAAGAAAGACGATGCCGTGCTGCTCGACGGTTTCGATGGCGCGCAACTTCAGGTCTTCTTCGTTGACCCGTTTCGCGGCCTCTTCGTCGCGGATCTGTGCCAGTGCATCCTTGATGCGCAGCTTACGCTTCTTCATGCGTTGGCCGCCGAGGTTCTGGAACAGGCCTTGCAACTGGCTGGTCATCTCTTCCATACCGGGCGGGGCCATGATCTCGACGCCCATGTTCACGCCGGCGGTTTCGATCTCGATCTCTTTCTCATCGAGTTCGCCATTGCGCAACTTGTCGCGGAACTTGTCGCGCGTGCTGCCGCCTTCGGTGCGCACCGGAACCGCTTCGTCTTCCCAACTGCTGGTGCGCGCGGGAGGCAACAGCGCGTCGAGCACGCGTTCTTCCGCCGCGGCAGCGGCGACGTCCTGCACCTTTTCCATCTCTTGCACGCGCACCATTTTCACCGCGGCATCGGCGAGGTCGCGCACAATGGAATCCACCTCGCGGCCTACATAGCCCACCTCGGTGAACTTGGTGGCCTCGACCTTGATGAAGGGCGCGTTGGCAAGCTTTGCCAAGCGGCGAGCGATCTCGGTCTTGCCGACCCCGGTCGGGCCGATCATCAGGATGTTTTTCGGTGTGATCTCGTTGCGCAGGGTGTCTTCGACCTGGGTGCGTCGCCAGCGGTTGCGCAGGGCAATCGCCACCGAGCGTTTCGCCTCTTGCTGGCCGATGATGTGCTTGTCGAGTTCGCGAACGATTTCTTCAGGGGTAAATTCAGGCATCGCAGTCCAGCTCTTCGATGACGAGGTTGTGATTGGTATACACGCAGATGTCTGCGGCAATCTGCAGACCGCGTTCGACAATCTCACGCGCGCCCAGTTCGGTGGTATCGAGCATGGCGCGCGCCGCGGCCTGGGCGTAAGAGCCGCCCGAGCCGATGGCCATCAGGCTGTCTTCCGGCTCGACGACATCGCCGGTACCGGTGAGGATCAACGAGGCCTCCTTGTCCGCCACCACGAGCAACGCCTCGAGACGGCGCAGCATGCGGTCGGTGCGCCAGTCCTTGGCCAGCTCGACCGCGGCCCGGGTCAGGTGACCGGAATGCTTTTCGAGCTTGCCTTCGAAGCGTTCGAACAGGGTGAACGCATCTGCGGTGGCGCCGGCGAATCCTGCCAACACCTGGCCCTTGTACAGGCGGCGCACCTTGCGTGCATTGCCTTTCATGACCGTGTTACCCATCGAGACCTGGCCATCGCCGCCGACGACTACCTTGCCGTTGCGTCGTACCGAGAGAATGGTCGTACCGCGAATCTTTTCCACTGCCTATCCTGGACGCTGAAAGAACGGGTCATTGTAGCGGAATGTCGCAAGTTGCACGAAGGACGCGGCGAACCCGCTTCGCACGCTTGCGCGCGCAAATAACGCCGATCAGCGCTTGCGTTTGGCGCGTGGGTGCGCCTGGTCGTAGACCTGCGCGAGATGCTGAAAGTCGAGATGGGTATAGATCTGGGTCGTGCTGATATCCGCGTGCCCGAGCAGTTCCTGTACGGCGCGCAGATCGCCGGAGGATTCGAGCAGGTGACTGGCGAAGGAGTGGCGCAGCATGTGCGGGTGAACGTGGCGCGGCATGCCTTGTTCGATGGCACGTTGGCGCAGGCGCGCCTCGACTGAGCGGGCGCTCAGGCGCGAACCCCGCTGACTGACGAACAATGCGGTTTCACCGTCGGCGGCGAGTGCCGGCCGTGTCGACAGCCAGGCATCGATCGCCTCACGCGCCAGTCGGCCGATGGGCACGCGGCGGGTCTTGCCGCCTTTGCCGAGCACCTCGAGCAGGCCGTCGCTTGTCTGAACGTCGGCGGTATTCAGGCTGACCAGTTCCGATAGCCGCAACCCGGATGAATAGAACAGTTCCATGATCGCCTTGTCGCGCAGGTCGAGCGGGGCGTCGCCGGCGATGTCCAACAGCCGACCGAGCTGATCGACGTCGAGCGTCTGCGGCAGGTGTCGTTCGACTTTCGGCGCACGTACGCCCTCGGCAGGATTGGCTTTGACCGCGCTTTCACGTAGCAGGTAGCGATACAAGGCGCGTATCGCCGATAAATGGCGTTGCAGGCTTTTCGGCGAGAGTCCGCGTCGATGTCGGTAGGCGGCGTAGGCGCGAATGTGCTGGCTGTCCGCCCTGGATGGATCGGGAAGGCCCTGATCGACTACCCAGATGAGGAATTCATCGAGATCGCGCCGATAGCTGCTGACCGTGCGCGGCGACAGGCGGCGTTCATAGTGCAGATAGTCTAGAAACCCTCGCAGCGCCGGCAGTGCTTCGACAGTGATGGAAGAAACGCTGTCGCCGTCGGACACGGGTCGGGTCAGACGCCGGGGCTGGACGCTGACTGCAGGGTCGCGCTGACGACCTCGGCCAGCCGCTGAAGAAAATCGACGCTCTTGCCTTCGTGGAAGCGTTCCGGATCGCGGCTGCCGATTGCTAATACGCCGGCCAGCGGTGGCGCAGTCAGCGGGATCAATGCGGCCGACCCCGTTTCGCCGGCTTGAGGGCCGAACAGATACTCGAGCTTCTCCTTGTCGAGCTTGCCGCAGTTGGGG
This window encodes:
- a CDS encoding retention module-containing protein gives rise to the protein MAEQTLNNNAAAVVGEVQSVTGRVVATGADGVERQLFAGDMVYADDLIKTIGEASAVIAMKDGSRLDLGSNTEASLDESVYSDDVDAARAAALADVKEIQAAIAAGADPTEITEPPAAGDQPAPTSALGESAQSALSVDRTGRVGLVQAGYETTGLEQNFEQLLVDPIPLLVEGDDGGAGGGTTGPSGPSAILVLSPITGDNIISAAEAGTTVAITGTVGGDVADGDIVTINVNGTDYTGPVSGGAFSISVPGSELLADADGIVDASVTTSTGDPAGEATAMDSQPFTVDTTPPTAAITLDPITADNLIDAAEAGGTVAITGTVGGDVADGDTVTLTINGIDYTGTVSGGTFSIDVPGSALVNDPDTTVEASVTTSTGDVNGEVTATASQPYTVDTNLPTATINIDPITADNVLNAAEAGGTVAVTGTVGGDVADGDTVTLNIDGTDYTGAVSGGAFSIDVPGSALASDSDLTVDASVTTSTGNANGEATATDAQTYAVDTTPPVATIALDPITADNVLNAAEAGGTVAITGVVGGDVADGDTVTLTIDGVDYTGTVSGGAFSIDVPGSALANDPDLTVDASVTTSTGDVNGEATATTTQTYTVDTTPPTATITLDPVTADNILSAAEVGGTVALTGTVGGDVVDGDTVTLTVDGVDYTGTVSGGAFSIDVPGSALAGDPDLTVDASVTTSTGDVNGEATATDTQTYAVDTGLPTASINLDPITPDNILNAAEAGGTVAVTGTVGGDVADGDIVTLTIGGADYTGPVSGGTFSIDVPGSALAADADSTVDASVTTSTGNVNGEATATDTQTYSVDTTAPTASIALDPITPDNILNAAEAGGTVAVTGTVGGDVADGDTVTLTIDGVDYIGTVSGGAFSIDVPGSVLASDPDLTVDASVTTSTGDVNGEATATTTQTYTVDTTPPTASIALDPIAADDVLNAAEAGATVAITGTVGGDVTDGDIVTITVNGLDYVGAVAGGAFSIDVPGSALAADPDTTVDASVTTSTGDVNGEATATTSRPYSVDTAAPSAPTVVITEDADNDGIIDSSELSGDIDVEIGLPGDAVAGDTLTVSDGSNTTTIVLTAADIAAGAVATTFPSPGDGNTISVTATLTDAAGNTSGPASDAATLDLTPIGVPPVAVDDPDAAPYSVALGKLGTSWTAIDSMGQQTTIVARDADGSPGTLFQQGNNLGVAGTPRTVLETVPQQIEFDRTTGQSESITLEFAGNMNQARFGVERLFANEDGGEQGRWVALYDGHEVARGTFVLSTGNIGTFNINTGALVFNEVRFESIDTVNRTGDGSDYFLAGFSGSGPASANTEYTLSADQTLTIPAASPNDLLDNDSDPDGDPLTLIEVNGNAVTDGQTVTLSSGALLTISDDGSFVYDPNGQFDSLGAGEVATDSFTYTISDGNGGTDTATAVVTNIGVDAAATAATSLLVSAALPTVDGGVGDDVLTGSSGADEFYWNDGYQGTAGSPAVDQVTNFSLAEGDVLNLQDLLSGEAGGDLTDYLHFEQSGSDGVVHVSSNGGFSAGYSAGSEDQTIVLQNVDLSVLGSNDQQIIDSLLTSNNLQTD
- a CDS encoding TolC family outer membrane protein, whose translation is MCVLVGWSSAQAQQGALTDVVRSALTTNPDVAEARNQWLARREEVRQAEGGYLPSIDLNAGFGHEHTDNPTTRANDGHTNDLERRELGLTVRQMLFDGWGTSSEVDRQNARMNSAAARLMSVGESTAMKAVQAYVDLNRYQQLQDISQQSLDIHRRIEEQIRARSDAGVGRRADFDQVTSRVALSEVNLVAADVNVQDAQTTFYRVVGAAPAESYPAADPVGDALPGSLEQAMEIAQANNPVLQTASADIEAAKAQHEASKQFFYPRFDLEVGGNLNDNIGGVEGHDNDATAMIRMRYNLFRGGADAARKRATAYNINEAKDVRDRSVRQLEESIRLAWAALEATRAQLPLLERQVEAARATRDAYGKQFRIGQRTLLDLLNSENEVLTAQQAIVETQADHLLAQYRLLEALGVLIDKVDAADALAMEPQAGQTPAQ
- the hslU gene encoding ATP-dependent protease ATPase subunit HslU, with protein sequence MPEFTPEEIVRELDKHIIGQQEAKRSVAIALRNRWRRTQVEDTLRNEITPKNILMIGPTGVGKTEIARRLAKLANAPFIKVEATKFTEVGYVGREVDSIVRDLADAAVKMVRVQEMEKVQDVAAAAAEERVLDALLPPARTSSWEDEAVPVRTEGGSTRDKFRDKLRNGELDEKEIEIETAGVNMGVEIMAPPGMEEMTSQLQGLFQNLGGQRMKKRKLRIKDALAQIRDEEAAKRVNEEDLKLRAIETVEQHGIVFLDELDKVTSRSESHGADVSREGVQRDLLPLVEGCTVSTKHGMVRTDHILFIASGAFHLSKPSDLIPELQGRLPIRVELSALSTDDFVRILTEPDASLTEQYQALMKTEGVELQFTDDGIRRIAEIAWQVNEKTENIGARRLHTVMERLLEEVSFMAPTYAGRTITVDTEYVDRNLSELAADEDLTRYIL
- the hslV gene encoding ATP-dependent protease subunit HslV; the protein is MEKIRGTTILSVRRNGKVVVGGDGQVSMGNTVMKGNARKVRRLYKGQVLAGFAGATADAFTLFERFEGKLEKHSGHLTRAAVELAKDWRTDRMLRRLEALLVVADKEASLILTGTGDVVEPEDSLMAIGSGGSYAQAAARAMLDTTELGAREIVERGLQIAADICVYTNHNLVIEELDCDA
- the xerC gene encoding tyrosine recombinase XerC, producing the protein MSDGDSVSSITVEALPALRGFLDYLHYERRLSPRTVSSYRRDLDEFLIWVVDQGLPDPSRADSQHIRAYAAYRHRRGLSPKSLQRHLSAIRALYRYLLRESAVKANPAEGVRAPKVERHLPQTLDVDQLGRLLDIAGDAPLDLRDKAIMELFYSSGLRLSELVSLNTADVQTSDGLLEVLGKGGKTRRVPIGRLAREAIDAWLSTRPALAADGETALFVSQRGSRLSARSVEARLRQRAIEQGMPRHVHPHMLRHSFASHLLESSGDLRAVQELLGHADISTTQIYTHLDFQHLAQVYDQAHPRAKRKR